In one Physeter macrocephalus isolate SW-GA unplaced genomic scaffold, ASM283717v5 random_27, whole genome shotgun sequence genomic region, the following are encoded:
- the CYP27B1 gene encoding 25-hydroxyvitamin D-1 alpha hydroxylase, mitochondrial has protein sequence MTQTFKLASRVFHRVRCPPELGASRGSRGSDSAPRGLADIPGPSAPGFLAELFCKGGLSRLHELQVQGAARFGPVWLASFGTVRTVYVATPTLVEQLLRQEGPRPERCSFSPWAEHRRRRQRACGLLTAEGEEWQRLRSLLAPLLLRPQAAARYAGTLHDVVGDLVRRLRRQRGLGAGPPALVRDVAGEFYKFGLEGIAAVLLGSRLGCLEAEVPPDTETFIRAVRSVFVSTLLTMAMPSWLHRLVPGPWGRLCRDWDQMFAFAQQHVERREAEGAMRSQGKSEEDTGFGAHLTYFLFREELPAPSILGNVTELLLAGVDTVSNTLSWALYELSRHPEVQMALRSEITAALGPGSSAHPSATALSQLPLLKAVVKEVLRLYPVVPGNSRVPDKDICVGDYIIPKNTLVTLCHYATSRDPAQFPEPNSFRPARWLGDGPASHPFASLPFGFGKRSCMGRRLAELELQMALAQILIHFEVQPEPGAAPVRPMTRTVLVPERSINLQFVDR, from the exons ATGACCCAGACCTTCAAGCTCGCTTCCAGAGTGTTCCATCGCGTCCGCTGCCCTCCTGAGCTGGGCGCCTCACGGGGCTCCAGAGGCTCGGACTCAGCGCCCCGGGGCTTGGCGGACATCCCAGGCCCCTCCGCGCCCGGCTTCCTTGCTGAACTTTTCTGCAAGGGGGGACTGTCACGGCTACACGAGCTTCAG GTGCAGGGCGCCGCGCGCTTTGGGCCGGTGTGGTTGGCCAGCTTCGGGACGGTGCGCACTGTGTACGTGGCGACCCCTACTCTCGTCGAGCAGCTGCTACGACAGGAGGGACCCCGGCCCGAACGCTGCAGCTTCTCACCCTGGGCGGagcaccgccgccgccgccagcggGCTTGCGGACTGCTCACCGC GGAAGGCGAAGAATGGCAGAGGCTCCGCAGCCTCCTGGCCCCGCTCCTCCTCCGGCCTCAGGCGGCCGCCCGCTATGCCGGGACCCTGCACGACGTGGTCGGTGACCTTGTGCGGCGACTGCGGCGCCAGCGGGGACTGGGCGCTGGGCCGCCCGCCCTGGTTCGAGACGTGGCAGGAGAGTTTTACAAGTTTGGGCTAGAAG GCATCGCTGCGGTGCTGCTGGGTTCCCGCCTCGGCTGCCTGGAGGCCGAAGTGCCGCCAGACACAGAGACCTTCATCCGCGCGGTGAGATCGGTGTTTGTGTCCACACTGTTGACCATGGCGATGCCCAGTTGGCTGCACCGCCTCGTGCCCGGACCCTGGGGCCGCCTCTGCCGAGACTGGGACCAGATGTTTGCATTTG CCCAGCAGCACGTGGAGCGGCGAGAGGCCGAGGGAGCCATGAGGAGCCAGGGAAAGTCTGAGGAGGACACGGGATTTGGGGCGCACCTGACCTACTTCCTGTTCCGGGAGGAGTTGCCTGCCCCGTCCATCCTAGGGAATGTGACGGAGCTGCTGCTGGCTGGAGTAGACACG GTGTCCAACACGCTCTCCTGGGCTCTGTATGAACTCTCTCGGCACCCCGAAGTCCAGATGGCACTCCGTTCTGAGATCACAGCTGCCTTGGGCCCCGGCTCCAGTGCCCACCCCTCAGCCACTGCTCTGTCGCAGCTGCCCCTGCTGAAGGCTGTGGTCAAGGAAGTGCTAAG ACTGTACCCTGTGGTACCTGGAAATTCCCGTGTCCCAGACAAAGACATTTGTGTGGGTGACTATATTATCCCCAAAAAT ACGCTGGTCACTCTGTGTCACTATGCCACTTCAAGGGATCCCGCCCAGTTCCCAGAGCCAAATTCTTTTCGTCCAGCTCGCTGGCTAGGGGATGGTCCAGCCTCCCACCCATTTGCATCTCTCCCCTTTGGCTTTGGCAAGCGCAGCTGCATGGGGAGACGCCTGGCAGAGCTTGAGCTGCAAATGGCTTTGGCCCAG aTCTTGATCCACTTTGAGGTGCAGCCTGAGCCAGGTGCTGCCCCAGTCAGACCCATGACCCGGACTGTCCTGGTACCTGAGAGAAGCATCAACCTACAGTTTGTCGACAGATAG